The following are encoded together in the Zingiber officinale cultivar Zhangliang chromosome 8A, Zo_v1.1, whole genome shotgun sequence genome:
- the LOC122010732 gene encoding F-box/kelch-repeat protein At1g15670-like yields MEAALIPGLPADIALEGLLRLPFHAFAGARCDCKRWREEITSPSFYRLRKASGHARPLVALVAAVGHELVVIGVGRPPTGTVHVYNLLTGVRRRGATMPRPLRATFAFATSAVARMAYVAGGENVHGMPLRSALAYDVAADAWVRLPDMERPRKECRGIFVNGAFCVRGGQGLFDWTSEAFDVEAGRWIAKQGKLLEKALIGPWIGVAAYEGRVYRCDYWKGGVDVCSDNGGEGGWRSLGVVSKKVHELPIPVFLDVAAWNGGVMVVRKFYGGQTASILEEGKWKEVVLPRKMALSWKVKLPWKFSAYVQTLCSFQL; encoded by the exons ATGGAGGCGGCGTTGATACCCGGATTGCCGGCCGATATTGCTCTGGAAGGCCTTCTGCGCCTCCCCTTCCATGCCTTCGCCGGCGCTCGGTGTGACTGTAAGCGATGGAGGGAAGAAATCACTTCGCCGTCGTTCTACCGCCTCCGGAAAGCCTCCGGCCATGCTCGCCCTCTAGTTGCACTC GTGGCGGCCGTCGGGCACGAGCTGGTGGTCATAGGCGTCGGCAGGCCCCCCACCGGCACGGTCCACGTGTACAATTTGTTGACCGGCGTTCGGCGTAGGGGGGCGACGATGCCGAGGCCGTTGAGGGCCACGTTCGCTTTCGCAACCTCGGCGGTGGCGCGGATGGCGTACGTGGCCGGCGGAGAGAACGTGCACGGGATGCCGCTACGGTCGGCGCTGGCCTACGACGTGGCGGCGGACGCGTGGGTGCGCCTTCCGGACATGGAGCGCCCTCGGAAGGAGTGCAGGGGAATCTTCGTGAACGGAGCGTTCTGTGTCCGCGGCGGCCAGGGGCTGTTCGACTGGACCTCTGAGGCGTTCGACGTCGAGGCGGGGCGGTGGATTGCGAAGCAGGGGAAGCTTCTAGAGAAGgcgctgatcggtccgtggattgGAGTGGCGGCGTACGAGGGCAGGGTGTACAGGTGCGATTATTGGAAAGGGGGAGTGGACGTCTGCTCGGACAACGGCGGCGAAGGCGGGTGGCGGAGTCTGGGGGTGGTCTCCAAGAAGGTACATGAGTTACCGATACCAGTATTCCTAGATGTGGCGGCGTGGAACGGTGGGGTGATGGTGGTCAGAAAGTTTTATGGAGGGCAAACGGCGAGCATTTTGGAGGAGGGGAAGTGGAAGGAGGTGGTGTTGCCGAGGAAGATGGCGTTGTCGTGGAAGGTGAAGTTGCCGTGGAAGTTCTCCGCCTACGTCCAGACTTTGTGCAGCTTCCAACTTTAG